From the genome of Candidatus Eisenbacteria bacterium:
CTCGCGCCGCTCGTGGGTGGCGCGGAGCCGCCAGGCCAGCGCGTGGGCGTGCTCGTGCTCCTCGGCGCACTCGCCCTCGTCGTGGGCGGCAGCCTCTTCGGTGAGTGGCTCGGGATAAACGATCGACTTGGAAGCCTCTGGTTCTGGCTGGGTCACCAGGGCTCGGAGTACCTCGATCTCGGGCGCCTCTGGCAGCTGCTGCTGGCCGCGGGACTTGTCTTCTGGCTCGTCCTCATGTTCCGAGCGCTCCGCCCCGCGATGCGACGACCGCACGACGGCGATCTCGCGTCGCTCTTCTTGTACGCCGCGGTCGCGATTCCCGTCTTCTACCTCCCCGCCCTGTTCTACGGCCCACACACCAACTTCGCCGTCATCGACAACTGGCGGTTCTGGATCATCCACCTATGGGTCGAAGGCTTCTTCGAGCTCTTCGCGACCGTGCTCGTGGCCGTCATGTTCTTCCAGATGGGCCTCGTGGCCGCGAGGACGGCGACTCGCATCGTATATCTCGACGCCATCCTCTACCTCGGCGCCGGCATCGTCGGCACCGGGCACCACTGGTACTTCACCGGCCAGGGCACCCTCAACATGGGGCTCGCCGCCTGCTTCTCCGCTATGGAGGTCGTGCCGCTCACGCTGCTCACGCTCGACGCATGGGACTTCGTCAGCCTGAAGGATCGCCGCTGCGCCGAATGCGGGCATGCGTTCGCGGCACGGCAGACCTGGGCGATATACTTCCTCATGGCGGTCGGCTTCTGGAACTTCGTCGGCGCCGGCATCTTCGGCTTCCTCATCAACCTGCCGATCGTCTCCTACTTCGAGGTCGGGACGCTGCTCACGAGCAATCATGGGCACGCGTCGATGTTCGGCGTGTTCGGCATGCTCGCCCTCGCCGTCGTCGTGTTCTGCCTGCGCGCGTTGGCGGACGATGCCCGGTGGCAGCGCGTCGAAGGGCTCATTCGGACGGGCTTCTGGGGGCTCAACGTCGGGCTCGGACTCATGGTCCTGCTCGATCTCTTTCCGGGCGGCGTGCTCCAGCTCTGGGATGTGCTCTCGAACGGCTACTGGCACGCACGGCGGCTGGCGTTCCTCACGAGCGGCACCTTCCACCTGCTCGAGTGGACCCGTATCGGGGCCGATATGGTGTTCCTCGTGATCGGCGTCGTGCCGATCGTCGTCGCGACGTTTCGCATCACGCTCTCTCCTGCATCGGCGGAGGCGAGCCCCACGGTCGCCACCGGCGGCGGAGCAAGGGCGGTGGCATGATGGGCCCAATCGCTCCAGTTCGTAGCAGCCACGCGAAGATTGATCGTGGGTGTCCCCACTCCGCAAGGGCGTTTGGATACTACCCGGCCTCCAGAGCCCGATCCACAACTATTGCCAACACCTCTGTCCCTGGTCGCCCTCGGGATTTCCCGTGACGCGCGCGTGTTGATCGCACGAGGTGTTCACCGGTAGTTTCGGAGCACTCGACCGAGACGAAATCGGCAGCCGAAGGAGGTTCCCTGTGACGCGACAGCGCTCCAGCGTCGTCATTTCCGCCGCTCTGCTCGTGTTTGCCGCCGGGACGTGGGCGTCGGCCGAGGTGCTCTGCAAGAACAAGAAGGGCGTGCTGGCGTCGCGTACGACCTGCAAGGGCAAGGAGACCACGGTCGATCCCGCGGCGCTCGGGCTGGTCGGTCCCAAGGGCGACAAAGGGGACAAAGGCGACGCGGCCGCCCGCTGGGCGGTCGTCAAAGACGACGGCACGATCGCCGCGCAGTCGGGCGGGATCACCGTGGACCACCCCAACCCGGGCGAGTACTACGTCGGCTTCGGCTCCGGCCTCGAGGGGAAGACGCTGTCGGTCACGGCCGCCTGTCTCGACGCGACCTGTATCTTCTCCGGTGCGCCGCAGGCCAACATCTGCGGCGGAGGCCCGGCCGGCGGGGATTGCAACCCGCTGTTCGATGACACGTCGCACGTCGGCGTGTTCATCCAGAACACGACTCAGAGCGCGCTCCAGAACGCGCCCTTTCACATCGCGGTCTTCTGAATTCGGGCCGGCGGGCGCGTCCACGGCGCCGGTTGCCGCGCACGGGGATCGCCTCGAGGCGGAGGCAGTGGCGAGCGCTGCAGACATGCTCCCCCAGCAGCGCGGCGTCAGGCGATTCACCCTCGTTCACGGCGCGCCGCTGATCTGCACGACGCCCCCCACCTGAACGCCCGGCACGAACCGGGAATCATAGCAAGTTGAAGCGATGCACACGCTGAAGAACTGGATGACGTCCGGCTGCAGCAGAAGCCCACCGAAGGTGATGGCCGTGAAGCCGCTGCTAGTGAAGCACCCGCCGGGCGGGGAGGTGACCTGGATGCCGCCGATGGTGAGCTGCCCAACCACGGGACTGACCATGGTGAAATGGCTGCCCCCCACGTCGTGGAGCCCGTACTCCGCCCCCGGGCAGCCGGTGGAGCTCCCGAAGAACATCGTGGCGCCGGGCCAGCTCGCCGACGCATCGAATCCGCCTCCGCTCGTATGGCTGATCGAGACATTGAACGTTCCGGCAACGACGAACATCGGATCAGACCCCGGCGGCAGATTCACGTTGAACGTCGCCGTCCCGGTCGGCACGGGGAGGGTGGTGGAGGTGGTGGTGCTGGGAACCGTGGTTGTGGTCGCGCTGCCGATGGTGACTTCGGCCGTGGCGACGTTCTGGTCGACGGTGCTGGTCGCCCGCACTTTGAAACTTCCCGATTGGCTGCCGGCGGTGAAGCGACCGGTCGCGTCGACCGTCCCGCCCGTGGCCGACCAGGTGATGTTCGTCGTCGGCTGATCGAACAGGAACGCCCCGAACTGCTGCGTCCCGCCCGGCGCGACCGTGGCAGTGGGCGGGCGTACCTCGAAGCCGCGCACGACGAACGCGTCTTGACAGACGGATTTGAGCCGGCGTCGGCCCGGGACGTCGCCGCACGAGTGGATGTCGAGCCGCAGCTCGCGGTCACCTCGCGGAGTGAAGTCGATGGCGAAGCTCCGGTCCGGGTTTGTGTCGGCCGGGACCGTCAGCTCGACCGTGCCGTGCGGCGTGATGTCGACGAGCATGCGATCGCCGCTCGCGCGCGCGCCGTCGATGAAGTCGAGCCCGACGTGGAGGCGAAGCTCGGAGCGAACGCCGAGCGGCGGATCGTTCGGATACGAGAGGTCGTCGTAGTGCGCCTCGACACAGAGGCCGTCGAGTACCGTGTCGAGATCGAGCGCGTTGGCGGGCGTGTCGACGTCGGCCGCGGCGGCGATCACCTGCCACTCGAGCGCGCGCTCGGCCTCGGCGAGGCTGTGCTGCGCGAGACAGCGGGCGTCGGCGCGGGCGACCGCGTCGCGCAGGGCCGCGGCGATGAGGGTGAGCGCCTCGGCCTGCTCGGGAGCGAGCGCAGTCCCGGCGTTGAGGCCAATGAGGAGGAGGCCGTTCTGCAACTCAGTGAACCACTGGTCGTAATCCTTCAGCGCCTGGCGGAGCGCCGGGTCACTGCCGACGGCACCTTGCAGCTGGGGGCGGATCACCTGCTGGTACCAGCGGCGAAACAGGTCGACGTAGGTCTGGAGGTCGGTCACGCCCTGGCTGGCGAGATTCGCGAGCTGACCGTCGAACTGCTGCGAGGCGCTGCTCGGCGGCCGCGCGAGCAGGGCGTGCAGCTCAGGCGAGGACTCGGGGCCCGCCCCGAAGCCACTGAAGTGGGTCACGATGAGGCGCGCCGTCGTCCCATTGGCGGCGAGCAGCTCGCCGTGGAAGTCCGTCCCGTCGCCCTCGTAGCCGAACCCGAGCAGGCGCTCGGCGGGCGCCCGCGGCAGCGTGATCGTGAGCGTCGCGGGCTTCAGGAAGAGCAGGCCGCTCGGCTCGGCGTCGACGGCGGCGACGAGGTCGCGGCCGACCGCGAATCCGCCGATGGCGGTCACGGGCGTCAGCGTGATCGTCGTGTCGTCGAGGAGCGCGTCGGCGGGCACCGTGAGCGTGTAGGTCGTCCCGTCGGCGGCGGTCGCCGTCAGCGTGCCGCCGCTGATTGCGATGAGGCCGCTCGCCGCCCGCCCCTGGTCGCGCGTGACCTGCGGCTGGTCGCAGGCCGTCCCGCGCGCGCGGCAGCAGGCCGTGCAGCCCTTGCGCAGCTTACCGCAGGCCCGGCCGGTGGCGTGGGCCGCCCGCGCCACCTCACGCTGGCAGGTCCGCCGGTCGGCGGCCCCGGAGGTGCAGACGGCCAGCCGCGCCGTCCGCTCCTGCTTGGCGCCCGCGAGACACTCGCCGATGGCCGCGGTGCAGCTCCTACGGCAGACCTTGGCGGCGGACGCCGCCTCGGCCGGCACGCGGCCGAGCAGACCGAGTGTGATGGCGATGGCCGGGACGAATCCCGCTCCAACGTAACGTGCCGAGCCAACGCCACGTCGCATCATGGCGACACGAGCCATACGACTGCTCATTCGAGCCAGTCAAACGTCGTCTGGGACCGCGGGACATAGACACCGCCGTGGCGTCCGCCCCGGGACGGACCCGGACAGCAACGCGACGCGCGTCATGACAATACCTCGCCGCGCCCTCGCGGCACCGACTTTTGCAGAGCGCCCCTGAACGAGCACCTGGGCTGGGGCGTCGAGGTGCGGCCGATCGAGACCTGCCGCGTTCAGGCCGACGCGGGAAAAGTCGGGCGGTGAGCGCGGCCGCCGCCCGACCACGCGCCCGCGGTGCTCGACACGTGACGGCACGAAAACCCGTCGACGCCTGATGGCGAGCATGCAGTAGGGGCGCATGGACATGAAGCTCGAGGTCGTGGTGATTCCCGTCTCCGACGTCGATCGGGCCAAGGGTTTCTACAAGCGGTTGGGATTCCGCGAGGACATCGACTTCGCCGGCAGCGACGGCTACCGGATCGTGCAGCTGACGCCGCCCGGCTCGGCATGCTCCATCATCTTCGGCAAGGGGGTCACCTCCGCTCGGCCGGGCTCGATCGACCGCCTGGTCCTGGCGGTGAACGACATCGACGCCGCGCGGAACGCGATCGTCTCGCACGGCATCGAGGTGAACGTGTTCCACGACGCCGGTGGTGGCCTCGGCGGCGGCTTCTACGCGGGCAGCGGGGGACGCGCCCCAGGTCCGGATCCCCAACGTCGTTCCTACGCCACGTATGCCTCCTTCAACGATCACGACGGCAACGTCTGGCTCCTGCAGGAGATCAAGGAGCGGCTCCCCGGCCGGGTGTGACGATGGACGTCGCGGCTCTCGCACGGCTCCTGCATGAAACGGCCGAGCATCACGGCTCGTTCGAGGCGGTCGCCCCACCGCACGACTGGTGGGACTGGTACGCGGCATACATGGATGCTCGCGAGCGCGGGGGCACCCCGGAGGAGGCCTCCGCGGCCGCTGCTCGTTACATGGCGGAGGCGAAGCAG
Proteins encoded in this window:
- a CDS encoding bleomycin resistance protein, which gives rise to MDVAALARLLHETAEHHGSFEAVAPPHDWWDWYAAYMDARERGGTPEEASAAAARYMAEAKQVVVSSAPVKR
- a CDS encoding cbb3-type cytochrome c oxidase subunit I, yielding MDERSHAESLSTWWRHGAILVMIVGFTILSIVTVETYDNAPPIAARVVDGAGRTIFTGDDVLRGQEVFLKYGLMEHGTLWGHGAYLGPDYTAEYLHRLAEISRDTLAMAQHGKPYSALEPGIARDIGEAVRTEAKENRYDPATETLRFSPAEAAAFATQQREWGEYFGGATGAPGLPLRYIANRTELDALAAYFAWAAWATVANRPGKDYSYTNNWPYEPLVGNVPTASTYLWSALSLVTLLGGLGLILLAFGKFDYLGWRGEGGPGHRHDNRLLDWQLTPSQRATRFFLAVVAVLFLLQTLAGGALAHYRVEPGAFYGFDLARWLPYNLLRTWHLQLAIFWIATAWVAGGLFLAPLVGGAEPPGQRVGVLVLLGALALVVGGSLFGEWLGINDRLGSLWFWLGHQGSEYLDLGRLWQLLLAAGLVFWLVLMFRALRPAMRRPHDGDLASLFLYAAVAIPVFYLPALFYGPHTNFAVIDNWRFWIIHLWVEGFFELFATVLVAVMFFQMGLVAARTATRIVYLDAILYLGAGIVGTGHHWYFTGQGTLNMGLAACFSAMEVVPLTLLTLDAWDFVSLKDRRCAECGHAFAARQTWAIYFLMAVGFWNFVGAGIFGFLINLPIVSYFEVGTLLTSNHGHASMFGVFGMLALAVVVFCLRALADDARWQRVEGLIRTGFWGLNVGLGLMVLLDLFPGGVLQLWDVLSNGYWHARRLAFLTSGTFHLLEWTRIGADMVFLVIGVVPIVVATFRITLSPASAEASPTVATGGGARAVA
- a CDS encoding Ig-like domain-containing protein — protein: MRRGVGSARYVGAGFVPAIAITLGLLGRVPAEAASAAKVCRRSCTAAIGECLAGAKQERTARLAVCTSGAADRRTCQREVARAAHATGRACGKLRKGCTACCRARGTACDQPQVTRDQGRAASGLIAISGGTLTATAADGTTYTLTVPADALLDDTTITLTPVTAIGGFAVGRDLVAAVDAEPSGLLFLKPATLTITLPRAPAERLLGFGYEGDGTDFHGELLAANGTTARLIVTHFSGFGAGPESSPELHALLARPPSSASQQFDGQLANLASQGVTDLQTYVDLFRRWYQQVIRPQLQGAVGSDPALRQALKDYDQWFTELQNGLLLIGLNAGTALAPEQAEALTLIAAALRDAVARADARCLAQHSLAEAERALEWQVIAAAADVDTPANALDLDTVLDGLCVEAHYDDLSYPNDPPLGVRSELRLHVGLDFIDGARASGDRMLVDITPHGTVELTVPADTNPDRSFAIDFTPRGDRELRLDIHSCGDVPGRRRLKSVCQDAFVVRGFEVRPPTATVAPGGTQQFGAFLFDQPTTNITWSATGGTVDATGRFTAGSQSGSFKVRATSTVDQNVATAEVTIGSATTTTVPSTTTSTTLPVPTGTATFNVNLPPGSDPMFVVAGTFNVSISHTSGGGFDASASWPGATMFFGSSTGCPGAEYGLHDVGGSHFTMVSPVVGQLTIGGIQVTSPPGGCFTSSGFTAITFGGLLLQPDVIQFFSVCIASTCYDSRFVPGVQVGGVVQISGAP
- a CDS encoding VOC family protein, which codes for MKLEVVVIPVSDVDRAKGFYKRLGFREDIDFAGSDGYRIVQLTPPGSACSIIFGKGVTSARPGSIDRLVLAVNDIDAARNAIVSHGIEVNVFHDAGGGLGGGFYAGSGGRAPGPDPQRRSYATYASFNDHDGNVWLLQEIKERLPGRV